Proteins encoded within one genomic window of Deltaproteobacteria bacterium:
- a CDS encoding SpoIID/LytB domain-containing protein has product MYEIFTTIINQLRVAPRWFLPLLALCVSARAESAQTASPTRAVSELRIALVDHAGSLQLAARAFHCALAPDQLTEAAALEPLHAATVRPTEAGLLLNTQFFAADFLFCRARLGALTVNRMPVAGTLQIFRTSGQLFAIESLPLEQYLLGVLAGEMQANWPRESLRAQAVAARSYAVAQFLGRATESRPYDLLASTEDQVYRPGFVPPATIVDAVQSTNGEVLRSDEQVLKVYFHSCCGGQTTSAANVWGARAAPGTTRVTDPYCRRAPHARWELRLSRAELEARLSRAGVITPGVQAIEMEHDADDARTARVRLLTEGGAVTIAANDFRRALGFHELKSTWFDNRRRRDQWIFRGRGFGHGVGLCQWGAKAMAEQGKGYREILEFYYPGGQVERRY; this is encoded by the coding sequence TGCGCGTGCAGAATCGGCGCAGACCGCGTCTCCAACTCGCGCCGTCTCGGAGCTGCGGATCGCGCTCGTGGACCACGCCGGCTCGTTGCAACTGGCGGCGCGCGCCTTTCACTGCGCGCTGGCGCCGGACCAACTCACCGAGGCCGCAGCGCTGGAACCGTTGCACGCCGCAACCGTGCGTCCCACCGAGGCCGGACTGTTGCTCAACACCCAATTCTTCGCCGCCGATTTTCTGTTTTGTCGTGCGCGCCTCGGCGCGCTGACGGTCAATCGTATGCCCGTTGCGGGAACCTTGCAAATTTTTCGCACCTCCGGACAATTGTTCGCCATTGAATCGCTGCCGCTGGAACAGTACCTGCTCGGCGTCCTCGCCGGCGAGATGCAGGCCAACTGGCCGCGGGAAAGTCTCCGCGCCCAAGCGGTGGCAGCGCGCAGTTACGCGGTCGCACAGTTCCTCGGGCGCGCGACTGAATCACGCCCCTATGACTTGCTCGCATCGACCGAAGACCAAGTTTATCGACCGGGCTTCGTCCCGCCAGCCACGATCGTCGATGCCGTACAATCCACGAACGGTGAAGTTCTGCGGTCAGATGAGCAAGTGCTCAAAGTCTATTTTCACAGTTGTTGCGGCGGCCAAACCACCTCCGCCGCGAACGTGTGGGGAGCCCGCGCAGCGCCCGGCACCACGCGCGTGACCGATCCGTATTGCCGCCGCGCGCCGCACGCGCGCTGGGAGCTGCGCCTCTCGCGCGCGGAGCTGGAAGCGCGTCTGAGTCGAGCCGGCGTCATCACGCCCGGCGTGCAAGCCATCGAGATGGAACACGACGCTGACGACGCCCGCACTGCCCGCGTCCGCCTATTGACGGAAGGCGGCGCGGTCACGATCGCGGCAAACGACTTCCGTCGCGCGCTCGGCTTTCACGAATTGAAAAGCACCTGGTTCGACAACCGCCGCCGCCGCGACCAATGGATCTTTCGTGGCCGCGGCTTCGGCCACGGCGTCGGCCTTTGCCAATGGGGCGCCAAGGCGATGGCGGAGCAAGGAAAAGGCTATCGCGAAATATTGGAATTCTACTATCCGGGAGGTCAAGTTGAGAGAAGGTATTAG